One region of Kytococcus sedentarius DSM 20547 genomic DNA includes:
- a CDS encoding AzlD domain-containing protein — protein MSWGWLLTACALALALKLGGYLLPRSLLERPAALHVAAMVTVGLLAALTVMNTFTSGRELTLDARIVALVVALIALRMRAPFLLVVVLGAASVAAARALGWG, from the coding sequence GTGAGCTGGGGGTGGTTGCTGACGGCCTGTGCCCTGGCCCTCGCGCTGAAGCTGGGTGGCTACCTGTTGCCCCGGAGTCTCCTGGAGCGCCCCGCGGCCCTGCACGTGGCCGCCATGGTGACCGTCGGCCTGCTCGCGGCGCTGACGGTGATGAACACGTTCACCTCCGGGCGCGAGCTCACGCTGGACGCCCGCATCGTGGCCCTCGTGGTGGCCCTGATCGCGCTGCGGATGCGGGCGCCCTTCCTGCTCGTGGTCGTCCTCGGTGCCGCCAGCGTGGCGGCTGCCCGGGCCCTGGGCTGGGGCTGA
- a CDS encoding sensor histidine kinase, whose protein sequence is MAPVTLRQLWSSVVGKAVRVAQLCALFPVAVAVALGLWATLTETGPPLWAWLGVPLAVLAGMRLTSLFNAGRVAEALAGPEGTIDALARRIPGMGTGESTRARPELTGIVEIDDLSDAVQRRAVHLTQMVTSQRRLAGDAAHQLRTPLSALTIRMDEVAMAETLEEAHQLAEGAHTQVERLTSVVEEMLESAANAALATTDVLLLDEIIAAQQHEWQPMFAAQRRGMRVTGTFGLHVACPRGVLSQVLSTLIENSLTYGEGIITLRIEDNGPSVQLVLSDEGPGIAPEIADRIFERHVTSGAGTGRGLALARQIITAVGGRLELLDERRATFGVFLSTPVEAPTR, encoded by the coding sequence GTGGCCCCGGTCACCCTGCGGCAGCTGTGGTCCTCGGTGGTCGGCAAGGCCGTCCGGGTGGCCCAGCTCTGTGCCCTGTTCCCGGTAGCGGTGGCCGTGGCCCTGGGGCTGTGGGCCACCCTCACCGAGACCGGCCCACCCCTGTGGGCCTGGCTCGGGGTGCCGTTGGCCGTGCTCGCCGGCATGCGCCTGACGAGCCTCTTCAACGCCGGGCGGGTGGCCGAGGCGCTCGCCGGGCCCGAGGGCACCATCGACGCCCTGGCCCGGCGCATCCCGGGCATGGGAACCGGTGAGAGCACCCGCGCCCGTCCGGAGCTCACCGGCATCGTGGAGATCGACGACCTCTCCGATGCGGTGCAGCGTCGCGCCGTGCACCTCACCCAGATGGTCACCTCGCAGCGGCGCCTGGCCGGCGACGCCGCCCACCAGCTGCGGACGCCGCTCTCGGCACTGACCATCCGCATGGACGAGGTCGCGATGGCCGAGACGCTCGAGGAGGCCCACCAGCTGGCCGAGGGGGCGCACACCCAGGTGGAGCGCCTGACCTCCGTCGTCGAGGAGATGCTGGAGAGCGCGGCGAACGCTGCCCTGGCCACCACCGACGTCCTGCTGCTGGACGAGATCATCGCCGCGCAGCAGCACGAGTGGCAGCCCATGTTCGCCGCCCAACGGCGGGGGATGCGGGTGACGGGCACCTTTGGGCTGCACGTCGCCTGCCCGCGGGGGGTGCTCTCGCAGGTGCTGTCCACCCTCATCGAGAACTCGTTGACCTACGGGGAGGGGATCATCACCCTGCGCATCGAGGACAACGGGCCGTCGGTGCAGCTCGTCCTCAGCGACGAGGGGCCGGGGATCGCCCCGGAGATCGCCGACCGCATCTTCGAGCGCCACGTGACCTCCGGCGCGGGGACGGGGCGCGGCCTGGCGCTCGCACGGCAGATCATCACGGCCGTCGGGGGACGGCTGGAGCTGCTGGACGAGCGGCGCGCGACCTTCGGGGTCTTCCTCTCGACGCCCGTCGAGGCGCCCACCCGCTGA
- a CDS encoding NYN domain-containing protein, producing the protein MSTPVAERTTYLLVDGENIDATLGNCLGRRPQPDERPRWERLLTHVQSSWEQPVTGLFFLAASEDHLPMNFVQALMAIGYKPIPLSGAADEKVVDIAIQKTLEALAERSDDVVLVSHDGDFLPQMTALLDDEDRRLGLMGFREYRNAGFVELEEQGMETFDLEYDVKAFNARLPRMRIIPISEFNPLEFL; encoded by the coding sequence ATGAGCACCCCCGTCGCCGAGCGGACCACCTACCTCCTCGTGGACGGGGAGAACATCGACGCCACCCTCGGCAACTGCCTGGGCCGTCGACCGCAGCCCGACGAGCGCCCCCGGTGGGAGCGGCTGCTGACGCACGTGCAGAGTTCGTGGGAGCAGCCGGTCACCGGGTTGTTCTTCCTCGCGGCGAGCGAGGACCACCTGCCGATGAACTTCGTGCAGGCGCTGATGGCGATCGGGTACAAGCCGATCCCGCTGTCCGGTGCCGCCGACGAGAAGGTCGTCGACATCGCCATCCAGAAGACTCTGGAGGCGTTGGCCGAGCGCTCCGACGACGTGGTGCTGGTGAGCCACGACGGGGACTTCCTGCCGCAGATGACGGCGCTGCTGGACGACGAGGACCGACGGCTGGGTCTCATGGGCTTCCGCGAGTACCGCAACGCGGGGTTCGTGGAGCTCGAGGAGCAGGGCATGGAGACCTTCGACCTCGAGTACGACGTCAAGGCCTTCAACGCACGCCTGCCGCGCATGCGCATCATCCCGATCTCCGAGTTCAACCCGCTGGAGTTCCTCTGA
- a CDS encoding AzlC family ABC transporter permease, whose translation MTPAQRAGWSVGFATGLYGISFGALAVASGLSAWQAIALSALMFTGGSQFAYLGVVGAGGSGAAATGAATLLGIRNTVYAMRLSTLVRPRSVPERLAMAQLTIDESTAVAVAQESPEEQRRGFWAAGLGVYVFWVGFSALGAVVGDRIGNLDRLGLDGAAVAAFTGLLWPHLRSRRPVAIAVLAAVVTLALVPAVPAGLPILGAALVAAVAGWALRPTDLREAA comes from the coding sequence GTGACCCCGGCCCAGCGTGCCGGCTGGTCGGTGGGCTTCGCCACCGGGCTCTACGGCATCTCGTTCGGGGCGCTGGCGGTGGCCTCGGGGCTGTCCGCCTGGCAGGCGATCGCCCTGTCGGCCCTGATGTTCACCGGCGGCTCCCAGTTCGCCTACCTGGGTGTGGTGGGCGCCGGAGGGAGCGGCGCGGCCGCCACGGGCGCCGCCACCCTCCTGGGCATCCGCAACACTGTCTACGCCATGCGCCTGAGCACCCTGGTGCGGCCGCGTTCGGTCCCCGAGCGGCTGGCGATGGCGCAGCTCACCATCGACGAGTCGACCGCCGTGGCCGTCGCCCAGGAGTCGCCCGAGGAGCAGCGGCGCGGCTTCTGGGCGGCGGGGCTGGGCGTCTACGTCTTCTGGGTCGGCTTCAGTGCGCTCGGCGCCGTGGTGGGTGACCGCATCGGCAACCTGGACCGACTCGGCCTGGACGGGGCTGCGGTGGCCGCGTTCACGGGCCTGCTGTGGCCGCACCTGCGGTCCCGCCGGCCGGTGGCGATCGCCGTCCTCGCGGCGGTGGTGACCCTGGCCCTGGTGCCCGCGGTCCCCGCCGGCCTGCCCATCCTCGGGGCTGCCCTGGTGGCGGCGGTCGCCGGGTGGGCCCTGCGCCCGACCGACCTGCGGGAGGCAGCGTGA
- a CDS encoding 5-(carboxyamino)imidazole ribonucleotide synthase, whose protein sequence is MSRPLVPQGTPIVGIVGGGQLARMCAGPATELGLGVVVLAESADAAAAQVYAHAPVGRADDLERLQELARVCDVVTFDHEHVPGELLAVLESEGVALHPAPSALLHAQDKLVMRRALGEAGLPVPRWGEVTSRAELEEFAGGEWPVVLKTPRGGYDGKGVMVVTGADDLGRAEEWFDRAGGEPLLAEEAVAFGRELAVLVARNPSGEVRSWPVVHTVQEQGICTRVEAPAPELDPDLARDVRQAAEQLAVDLGVTGVMAVEIFETGTPAEGDRGWVVNELAMRPHNSGHWTQDGAVTDQFEQHLRAVLDLPLGDTSPRAAHTVMANVLGGSAEDLHAASRRVMAQDAGARLHLYGKEVRPGRKVGHVTVTGEDLDGLRRRATIARGLLEGTDDAPTTEGDTP, encoded by the coding sequence ATGTCCCGCCCCCTCGTCCCGCAGGGGACGCCCATCGTCGGCATCGTCGGCGGCGGGCAGCTCGCGCGCATGTGCGCCGGGCCCGCCACGGAGCTGGGGCTGGGTGTGGTGGTGCTGGCCGAGTCCGCCGACGCGGCCGCCGCCCAGGTGTACGCGCACGCCCCCGTCGGGCGGGCCGACGACCTGGAGCGCCTGCAGGAGCTCGCCCGGGTCTGCGACGTCGTGACCTTCGACCACGAGCACGTCCCCGGCGAGCTGCTGGCGGTCCTGGAGTCCGAGGGCGTGGCCCTGCACCCCGCGCCGTCCGCCCTCCTCCACGCCCAGGACAAGCTCGTCATGCGGCGCGCGCTGGGGGAGGCGGGGCTCCCCGTGCCCCGATGGGGTGAGGTCACCTCCCGCGCCGAGCTCGAGGAGTTCGCCGGCGGCGAGTGGCCGGTGGTGCTCAAGACCCCCCGGGGTGGCTACGACGGCAAGGGCGTGATGGTGGTGACCGGCGCCGACGACCTGGGCCGGGCCGAGGAGTGGTTCGACCGGGCCGGTGGGGAGCCGCTGCTGGCCGAGGAGGCCGTGGCCTTCGGTCGCGAGCTCGCCGTGCTCGTGGCGCGGAACCCCTCGGGTGAGGTGCGCTCCTGGCCGGTGGTGCACACGGTGCAGGAGCAGGGCATCTGCACCCGGGTGGAGGCCCCCGCACCGGAGCTCGACCCGGATCTGGCCCGGGACGTCCGGCAGGCGGCCGAGCAGCTGGCCGTGGACCTCGGGGTGACCGGGGTGATGGCCGTGGAGATCTTCGAGACCGGCACCCCGGCCGAGGGCGACCGGGGCTGGGTGGTCAACGAGCTCGCGATGCGACCCCACAACTCCGGCCACTGGACGCAGGACGGTGCCGTCACCGACCAGTTCGAGCAGCACCTGCGCGCCGTGCTCGACCTGCCCCTCGGCGACACCTCCCCCCGTGCCGCACACACCGTCATGGCCAACGTGCTGGGGGGTTCGGCCGAGGACCTGCACGCGGCCTCCCGCCGGGTGATGGCCCAGGACGCCGGGGCCCGCCTGCACCTCTACGGCAAGGAGGTCCGCCCCGGGCGGAAGGTCGGCCACGTCACGGTGACCGGGGAGGACCTGGACGGGCTGCGGCGCCGCGCGACGATCGCGCGCGGCCTGCTCGAGGGGACCGACGACGCACCCACCACTGAGGGAGACACCCCGTGA
- a CDS encoding enoyl-CoA hydratase/isomerase family protein, whose product MSEQRAAEAPESWVRVERHGGSGEVAELVLARVGAMNAISTEMARQLAAATDELAAGDARCVVVTSAHEKAFCVGADLKERNSFTDADLMQQRPVTQRAYTGVLDLPMPTIAAVDGFALGGGLEIALSCDLIVAGEGALLGLPEVSVGVIPGGGGTQLLTRRIGWSRAARAIFTAAKYPAPEAAEIGIVDELVAAGSARERALELAATIGAHSPVGLRNAKRAMRLGSDVDLRTGLQVEDACWRATAFSGDRAEGVAAFAEKRAPKWPGQ is encoded by the coding sequence ATGAGTGAGCAGAGGGCTGCTGAGGCACCGGAGAGCTGGGTGCGCGTCGAGCGCCACGGGGGATCCGGCGAGGTCGCCGAACTCGTGCTGGCGCGGGTGGGCGCCATGAACGCCATCTCCACCGAGATGGCCCGGCAGCTCGCGGCCGCCACCGACGAGCTGGCCGCCGGTGACGCGCGCTGCGTCGTGGTGACCAGCGCCCACGAGAAGGCCTTCTGCGTGGGTGCGGACCTCAAGGAGCGCAACTCCTTCACCGACGCCGACCTGATGCAGCAGCGCCCGGTCACGCAGCGCGCCTACACCGGCGTGCTGGACCTGCCGATGCCGACCATCGCCGCCGTGGACGGCTTCGCCCTGGGGGGCGGGCTGGAGATCGCGCTCTCGTGCGACCTCATCGTGGCCGGAGAGGGGGCGCTGCTGGGGCTGCCCGAGGTGTCCGTGGGCGTCATCCCCGGCGGCGGCGGCACGCAGCTGCTGACCCGCCGCATCGGGTGGAGCCGCGCGGCGCGCGCGATCTTCACCGCCGCGAAGTACCCGGCGCCCGAGGCGGCCGAGATCGGCATCGTCGACGAGCTCGTGGCCGCCGGCTCCGCGCGCGAGCGGGCCCTGGAGCTCGCCGCCACCATTGGCGCCCACTCGCCGGTCGGCCTGCGCAACGCCAAGCGCGCCATGCGCCTGGGCTCCGACGTGGACCTGCGGACCGGCCTGCAGGTGGAGGACGCCTGCTGGCGGGCGACCGCCTTCTCCGGTGACCGGGCCGAGGGCGTGGCCGCCTTTGCCGAGAAGCGCGCACCGAAGTGGCCGGGCCAGTGA
- a CDS encoding GtrA family protein, which yields MTSEHHHPTGLRHALDVLSREASKFGVIGLLAFIIDTGLYNLLMYGPVLSANAAPEGVLGDHPLTSKVVATAVATAFAWLGNRYWTFRKTRRANVTREAALFILFNILGLLIALICLWFSHYILGFRSQLADNISGNGVGLVLGTLFRFWAYRTFVFTEELGDSLEPDHDQTVRTEDGRVLEDDDSELVRPYGVEEPATQRHRQDAAEPAGPSRPIDTAA from the coding sequence ATGACCAGCGAGCACCACCATCCCACCGGACTTCGCCATGCCCTGGACGTCCTGTCCCGCGAGGCGAGCAAGTTCGGCGTCATCGGCCTGCTCGCCTTCATCATCGACACGGGCCTGTACAACCTGTTGATGTACGGGCCGGTCCTGTCCGCGAACGCCGCCCCCGAGGGCGTCCTGGGCGACCACCCGCTGACCAGCAAGGTGGTGGCCACCGCCGTGGCCACGGCCTTCGCGTGGTTGGGCAACCGGTACTGGACCTTCCGCAAGACGCGCCGTGCGAACGTCACGCGCGAGGCGGCGCTGTTCATCCTGTTCAACATCCTGGGCCTGCTGATCGCCCTGATCTGCCTGTGGTTCAGCCACTACATCCTGGGCTTCCGCTCGCAGCTGGCCGACAACATCTCCGGCAACGGCGTGGGCCTGGTGCTGGGCACCCTGTTCCGCTTCTGGGCCTACCGCACCTTCGTCTTCACCGAGGAGCTCGGCGACTCCCTGGAGCCCGACCACGACCAGACGGTCCGCACCGAGGACGGCCGGGTGCTCGAGGACGACGACTCCGAACTGGTGCGCCCCTACGGGGTCGAGGAGCCTGCGACGCAGCGCCACCGGCAGGACGCCGCCGAGCCGGCCGGGCCGTCGCGCCCCATCGACACCGCGGCCTGA
- a CDS encoding acyl-CoA dehydrogenase family protein yields MSDFDLYTPNEFHETVREAIRPLVRDKIAPAAAEVDATGEFPQAAYDALRETAFHAPHIPEEYEGLGADALATCIVIEEVARGCASSSLIPAVNKLGTMPLILAASEEVKQKYLPPVAEGTAMFSYGLSEAGAGSDTAGMQCKAIEQSDGSFVLNGQKSWITNAGVSEYYTVMAVTDPEGKRGKNITAFVVEKDDEGFSFGEPEGKLGIKGSPTRELLFDNCVIPADRMVGERGRGLAIALQTLDHTRVTIGAQAIGIAQGALDAALDYVKQREQFGQRIADFQGVQFMLADMGMKLEAARQLVYNAAAKSERNDPALTYFGAAAKCFASDVAMEITTDAVQLFGGYGYTKDFPVERMMRDAKITQIYEGTNQIQRMVMARQLLKGLPG; encoded by the coding sequence GTGAGCGACTTCGACCTGTACACGCCCAACGAGTTCCACGAGACCGTCCGCGAGGCGATTCGTCCCCTCGTGCGCGACAAGATTGCGCCCGCGGCAGCGGAGGTGGACGCCACCGGTGAGTTCCCGCAGGCCGCCTACGACGCGCTGCGTGAGACGGCCTTCCACGCTCCCCACATCCCCGAGGAGTACGAGGGCCTGGGCGCCGACGCCCTGGCGACCTGCATCGTCATCGAGGAGGTCGCCCGCGGGTGTGCCTCGAGCTCGCTCATCCCGGCGGTCAACAAGCTGGGCACAATGCCGCTGATCCTCGCCGCGAGCGAGGAGGTCAAGCAGAAGTACCTGCCCCCGGTGGCCGAGGGGACCGCCATGTTCAGCTACGGCCTGTCCGAGGCCGGCGCGGGGTCGGACACCGCCGGCATGCAGTGCAAGGCGATCGAGCAGTCCGACGGGTCGTTCGTGCTGAACGGCCAGAAGTCCTGGATCACCAACGCCGGGGTGTCGGAGTACTACACGGTCATGGCCGTCACCGACCCCGAGGGCAAGCGCGGCAAGAACATCACGGCCTTCGTGGTGGAGAAGGACGACGAGGGGTTCAGCTTCGGCGAGCCCGAGGGCAAGCTGGGCATCAAGGGCTCGCCCACCCGCGAGCTGCTGTTCGACAACTGCGTGATCCCGGCCGACCGGATGGTGGGGGAGCGGGGCCGTGGCCTGGCCATCGCCCTGCAGACCCTGGACCACACCCGCGTCACCATCGGTGCGCAGGCCATCGGCATCGCCCAGGGGGCTCTGGACGCCGCCCTGGACTACGTCAAGCAGCGCGAGCAGTTCGGGCAGCGCATCGCCGACTTCCAGGGGGTGCAGTTCATGCTCGCCGACATGGGCATGAAGCTCGAGGCCGCGCGGCAGCTGGTCTACAACGCCGCGGCGAAGTCCGAGCGCAACGACCCCGCCCTCACCTACTTCGGCGCGGCGGCCAAGTGCTTCGCCTCCGACGTGGCCATGGAGATCACCACCGATGCGGTGCAGCTCTTCGGTGGCTACGGCTACACCAAGGACTTCCCGGTGGAGCGCATGATGCGCGACGCCAAGATCACCCAGATCTACGAGGGCACCAACCAGATCCAGCGGATGGTGATGGCTCGCCAGCTCCTCAAGGGCCTGCCCGGCTGA
- a CDS encoding LCP family protein — MTDRDEQDRRGPDAGGSRWDRDSRGRRRMTSRGAQPGPAPRGLRDERRADRPHHDEGYDRYDDRMPRGDGYDRPPRDDRYDERPRRDARYADTVDDRPAPGRRRTRRGPVRKVLTGMVVLLAVWLIATGAAVFDSWRSVERTDAMPTWEGRPADTAGRNYLLVGSDGRDSLTPEQRKRLGTGAMEGQRTDTIMLVHVPTFGTPTLVSIPRDSYVPIRGMGENKINASYNVGGAPLLIDTVEQNTGLRIDGYTEIGFGGFADVVDSLGGVEICAKTDIVDEKAHLDIKAGCQTMDGVTALGFVRARYFDPRGDLGRVERQRQFLNAISKQVVSPSTLLLPWELHDVGTAVAPALTVDEHDSGLEIAMALNAVRRASGGDNQVTVPVSDSTLRTEHGWAVQWDSERSEALWKALREGDDIPSDL; from the coding sequence GTGACCGATCGTGACGAACAGGACCGCCGGGGCCCCGACGCCGGCGGCTCCCGGTGGGACCGTGACAGCAGGGGGCGCCGCCGGATGACCTCGCGGGGCGCCCAGCCCGGCCCCGCGCCGCGTGGACTGCGCGACGAGCGCCGGGCCGACCGCCCGCACCACGACGAGGGGTACGACCGCTACGACGACCGCATGCCGCGTGGCGACGGGTACGACCGCCCCCCCCGCGACGACCGGTACGACGAGCGCCCGCGCCGCGACGCGCGATACGCCGACACCGTCGACGACCGACCCGCCCCGGGACGGCGCCGCACGCGCCGGGGACCGGTCCGCAAGGTCCTGACCGGCATGGTGGTGCTGCTTGCGGTGTGGCTCATCGCCACCGGCGCGGCAGTCTTCGACTCCTGGCGCTCGGTGGAGCGCACCGACGCCATGCCCACCTGGGAGGGCCGCCCGGCCGACACCGCGGGGCGCAACTACTTACTAGTGGGTTCCGACGGACGCGACAGCCTCACCCCGGAGCAGCGCAAGCGCCTCGGCACGGGCGCCATGGAGGGGCAACGCACCGACACGATCATGCTCGTGCACGTGCCCACCTTCGGCACCCCGACCCTCGTGTCCATCCCGCGCGACTCCTACGTGCCCATCCGCGGCATGGGCGAGAACAAGATCAATGCGAGCTACAACGTGGGCGGCGCCCCGCTCCTCATCGACACCGTGGAGCAGAACACCGGCCTGCGCATCGACGGGTACACAGAGATCGGCTTCGGCGGGTTCGCCGACGTCGTCGACAGCCTCGGGGGCGTGGAGATCTGCGCGAAGACCGACATCGTCGACGAGAAGGCCCACCTCGACATCAAGGCTGGGTGCCAGACGATGGACGGCGTCACCGCCCTGGGTTTCGTCCGCGCCCGCTACTTCGACCCCCGCGGTGACCTGGGCCGCGTGGAGCGCCAGCGGCAGTTCCTCAACGCCATCAGCAAGCAGGTCGTCTCCCCCTCCACCCTGCTGCTGCCCTGGGAGCTGCACGACGTGGGGACCGCCGTGGCCCCCGCCCTGACGGTGGACGAGCACGACTCGGGGCTGGAGATCGCCATGGCCCTGAACGCCGTGCGCCGTGCCAGCGGCGGTGACAACCAGGTCACCGTGCCGGTCAGTGACTCCACGCTGCGCACCGAGCACGGGTGGGCGGTGCAGTGGGACTCCGAGCGGTCCGAGGCGCTGTGGAAGGCCCTCCGCGAGGGCGACGACATCCCGTCCGACCTGTGA
- a CDS encoding response regulator transcription factor, giving the protein MVAIIAEDDEDIAQPLARAMRREGFDVTVVGDGPSALVTAREGCTLLILDIGLPRMDGLEVCRRLRAEGHTFPVLMLTARAGEIDTVVGLDAGADDYVTKPFRLAEFHARVRALLRRRAPQAGGAEGDGSDHGLRIDSSARRAWVDGEEVTLTAKEFDLLHILVRDMGRVVSREQLMREAWQTDWVGSTKTLDMHVSGLRKKLGDDHSDPRFIATVRGVGFRLVTGE; this is encoded by the coding sequence ATGGTCGCGATCATCGCCGAGGACGACGAGGACATCGCCCAGCCCTTGGCGCGGGCCATGCGACGCGAGGGTTTCGACGTCACCGTGGTCGGCGACGGCCCCAGCGCGCTGGTCACCGCCCGCGAGGGCTGCACCCTGCTGATCCTGGACATCGGGCTGCCCCGCATGGACGGGTTGGAGGTGTGCCGCCGGCTGCGCGCCGAGGGCCACACGTTCCCGGTGCTCATGCTCACCGCCCGGGCCGGGGAGATCGACACCGTCGTCGGCCTGGACGCCGGGGCCGACGACTACGTCACCAAGCCGTTCCGCCTCGCGGAGTTCCACGCGCGGGTGCGGGCGCTGCTGCGCCGGCGTGCGCCGCAGGCCGGGGGCGCCGAGGGCGACGGCTCCGACCACGGGCTGCGCATCGACTCCTCGGCCCGCCGCGCGTGGGTGGACGGCGAGGAGGTCACGCTCACCGCCAAGGAGTTCGACCTGCTGCACATCCTGGTGCGCGACATGGGCCGGGTGGTCAGCCGCGAGCAGCTCATGCGCGAGGCCTGGCAGACCGACTGGGTGGGGTCCACCAAGACCCTGGACATGCACGTCTCCGGGCTGCGCAAGAAGCTCGGCGACGACCACAGCGACCCCCGGTTCATCGCCACCGTGCGCGGCGTGGGCTTCCGCCTCGTCACGGGGGAGTGA
- a CDS encoding adenylate/guanylate cyclase domain-containing protein codes for MERMRDVRPVHGEQPLLNHSLPSDVPPHQAADGPDQPARTMDAIAERLFGRRRTMRRDEVAHHAGVPLRLARRLWRSLGFHNPRAEDAVFSNADIEALTVARQLLGRYEIDEDVLISLTRGIGTTTERLATWQTEVVAERLQDFERYRRTHRHEWGSWDHPDAVVGADGSDGLAERVTPEVASATGLVLADLADDLELLIGYTWRRHLTASLSTLFADATSQEVAAGVTRSIGFADMVSFSERVARSNDGEIARLVTRFEELVVDVVSRYHGRVVKTIGDEVLYQAVDPRSATLIAHDLVRQANADPMLPPLRVGVATGRVLLRLGDVYGDTVNRAARLTTSAAAGAVLTDRETAEALGHDPAWRFAQLPTRVLHGVGSVTPHHLLSVPPGASAPENTTLGESE; via the coding sequence ATGGAACGCATGCGCGACGTGCGGCCCGTCCACGGTGAGCAGCCGCTGCTCAACCACTCCCTGCCCTCGGACGTGCCCCCCCACCAGGCAGCCGACGGCCCGGACCAGCCGGCCCGCACGATGGATGCCATCGCCGAGCGCCTCTTCGGCCGCCGGCGCACGATGCGGCGTGACGAGGTCGCGCACCACGCCGGGGTCCCGCTGCGGCTGGCCCGCCGCCTGTGGCGCTCGTTGGGCTTCCACAACCCGCGGGCCGAGGACGCCGTCTTCAGCAACGCCGACATCGAGGCGCTCACGGTGGCGCGTCAGCTGCTGGGGCGCTACGAGATCGACGAGGACGTCCTCATCAGCCTCACCCGCGGCATCGGCACCACCACCGAGCGGCTGGCCACCTGGCAGACCGAGGTGGTGGCCGAGCGCCTGCAGGACTTCGAGCGCTACCGCCGCACGCACCGCCACGAGTGGGGCTCGTGGGACCACCCGGATGCGGTGGTCGGCGCGGACGGTTCCGACGGGTTGGCCGAGCGGGTCACCCCGGAGGTCGCCTCCGCGACGGGTCTGGTGCTGGCGGACCTCGCCGACGACCTCGAGCTCCTCATCGGCTACACCTGGCGCCGCCACCTCACCGCCTCGCTCTCCACGCTGTTCGCGGACGCGACCTCCCAGGAGGTGGCCGCAGGGGTGACCCGGTCGATCGGCTTCGCGGACATGGTGTCCTTCTCCGAGCGCGTCGCGCGCTCCAACGACGGCGAGATCGCCCGCCTGGTGACCCGCTTCGAGGAGCTGGTCGTCGACGTGGTCTCGCGCTACCACGGCCGCGTGGTCAAGACGATCGGCGACGAGGTGCTCTATCAGGCGGTGGACCCCCGCTCGGCCACCCTCATCGCCCACGACCTGGTGCGACAGGCGAACGCCGACCCCATGCTGCCGCCGCTGCGGGTGGGCGTGGCCACGGGGCGGGTGCTGCTGCGGCTCGGCGACGTCTACGGTGACACCGTCAACCGCGCGGCGCGCCTCACCACCTCGGCCGCCGCGGGCGCGGTGCTGACCGACCGTGAGACCGCCGAGGCGCTGGGGCATGATCCTGCGTGGCGGTTCGCCCAGCTCCCCACCCGGGTGCTGCATGGTGTGGGGTCGGTGACACCGCACCACCTGTTGTCCGTCCCTCCGGGTGCGTCCGCCCCGGAGAACACGACCCTTGGAGAGAGCGAATGA
- the purE gene encoding 5-(carboxyamino)imidazole ribonucleotide mutase: protein MGSDSDWPVMAAAAEALEELGISHTVQVVSAHRMPHEMLQHGVDAAAAGYRVVIAGAGGAAHLPGMLASVTPLPVIGVPVPLKQLDGLDSLLSIVQMPAGVPVATVSVGGARNAGLLAARILAAGTDEQALALRSRIEAFQESLRDAAHAKGQALARRLHAADEERPPATTLTPTPEDS, encoded by the coding sequence ATGGGCTCCGACAGCGACTGGCCCGTGATGGCGGCCGCCGCCGAGGCCCTGGAGGAGCTCGGTATCAGCCACACCGTCCAGGTGGTCTCCGCCCACCGCATGCCCCACGAGATGCTCCAGCACGGCGTGGACGCCGCCGCGGCGGGCTACCGCGTGGTCATCGCCGGGGCGGGAGGCGCGGCCCACCTGCCGGGCATGCTGGCCAGCGTGACGCCGTTGCCGGTGATCGGGGTCCCGGTGCCGCTGAAGCAGCTCGACGGCCTGGACTCGCTGCTGTCGATCGTGCAGATGCCCGCCGGCGTGCCGGTCGCCACCGTCTCCGTCGGGGGAGCCCGCAACGCGGGGCTCCTGGCCGCCCGCATCCTGGCCGCCGGCACCGACGAGCAGGCCCTGGCGCTGCGCTCCCGCATCGAGGCGTTCCAGGAGTCCCTGCGCGACGCGGCCCACGCCAAGGGGCAGGCACTCGCGCGTAGGCTGCACGCGGCGGACGAGGAGCGTCCGCCGGCCACCACCCTCACCCCGACCCCCGAGGACAGTTGA